In one window of Bdellovibrionota bacterium DNA:
- a CDS encoding protein-L-isoaspartate(D-aspartate) O-methyltransferase, producing the protein METKRLLCHSPGMFSGLIGFLVVGTVMSFSTNEEAFKRMRDQMVEIQIAGRDVGNSDILRAMRIVPRHLFVPESEREQAYGDHPLPIGQGQTISQPYIVAKMTELGDVKKGSKVLEVGSGSGYQAAVLAEMGAEVYTIEILPELSKQAEKNLQSAGYKKVQVRAGDGYRGWPEAAPFDSILVTAAPEEVPQPLIDQLKVGGKLVIPVGPSASLFSHQQLLVITKTKDGSERRSVFPVAFVPMTGETQTKKAKNR; encoded by the coding sequence GTGGAAACCAAGAGACTCTTATGCCATTCTCCGGGCATGTTTTCTGGATTGATCGGTTTCCTCGTAGTGGGTACGGTGATGTCGTTCTCGACGAACGAGGAGGCATTTAAGCGAATGCGGGACCAGATGGTCGAGATTCAAATCGCGGGGCGGGACGTCGGCAACTCGGACATCCTTCGGGCCATGCGAATTGTTCCCCGCCATCTTTTCGTACCGGAATCCGAGAGGGAGCAAGCGTATGGGGACCATCCGCTTCCGATCGGCCAAGGCCAGACGATTTCCCAGCCTTATATCGTGGCCAAAATGACGGAACTGGGGGACGTGAAAAAGGGATCCAAAGTCTTGGAGGTGGGCAGCGGCTCCGGTTACCAAGCCGCCGTTCTCGCGGAGATGGGCGCGGAAGTTTACACGATTGAAATCCTTCCGGAGCTGTCCAAACAAGCGGAGAAGAATCTACAGAGCGCCGGCTATAAGAAAGTTCAGGTTCGAGCCGGAGACGGATATCGAGGGTGGCCGGAGGCCGCACCGTTCGATTCGATCTTGGTGACCGCCGCGCCGGAAGAAGTTCCTCAACCGTTGATCGATCAACTGAAAGTCGGTGGAAAGCTGGTCATTCCCGTGGGGCCTTCCGCAAGCCTATTTTCCCATCAACAGCTCCTGGTGATTACAAAGACTAAAGACGGAAGCGAGAGACGCTCGGTGTTCCCAGTGGCGTTCGTCCCGATGACCGGAGAGACGCAAACCAAAAAAGCAAAGAACCGTTAG